One stretch of Manis pentadactyla isolate mManPen7 chromosome 10, mManPen7.hap1, whole genome shotgun sequence DNA includes these proteins:
- the NAP1L1 gene encoding nucleosome assembly protein 1-like 1 isoform X3, which produces MADIDNKEQSELDQDLDDVEEVEEEETGEETKIKARQLTVQMMQNPQILAALQERLDGLVETPTGYIESLPRVVKRRVNALKNLQVKCAHIEAKFYEEVHDLERKYAVLYQPLFDKRFEIINAIYEPTEEESEWKPDEEDEISEELKEKAKIEDEKKDEEKEDPKGIPEFWLTVFKNVDLLSDMVQEHDEPILKHLKDIKVKFSDAGQPMSFVLEFHFEPNEYFTNEVLTKTYRMRSEPDDADPFSFDGPEIMGCTGCQIDWKKGKNVTLKTIKKKQKHKGRGTVRTVTKTVSNDSFFNFFAPPEVPESGDLDDDAEAILAADFEIGHFLRERIIPRSVLYFTGEAIEDDDDDYDEEGEEADEGYQLFEEVKSCSKLFQRWLQ; this is translated from the exons ATGGCAGACATTGACAA CAAAGAACAGTCTGAACTTGACCAAGATTTGGATGATGTTGAAgaagtagaagaagaagaaactggtgaagaaacaaaaatcaaag CGCGTCAGCTGACTGTTCAGATGATGCAAAATCCTCAGATTCTTGCAGCCCTTCAAGAAAGACTTGATGGTCTGGTAGAAACACCAACAGGATACATTGAAAG CTTGCCTAGGGTAGTTAAAAGACGAGTGAATGCTCTCAAAAACCTTCAAGTTAAATGTGCACATATAGAAGCCAAATTCTATGAGGAAGTCCATGATCTTGAAAGGAAGTATGCTGTTCTTTACCAGCCTCTATTTGACAAG CGATTTGAAATCATTAATGCAATTTATGAACCTACAGAAGAAGAATCTGAGTGGAAACCAGATGAGGAGGATGAAATTTCG GAGGAGCTGAAAGAAAAGGCCAAGATTGAAGATGAGAAAAAGGATGAAGAGAAAGAAGACCCCAAGGGAATTCCTGAATTTTGGTTGACTGTTTTTAAGAATGTTGACCTGCTCAGTGATATGGTTCAG gaaCATGACGAACCCATACTGAAGCACTTGAAAGATATTAAAGTGAAGTTCTCAGATGCTGGTCAGCCTATG agttttgtCTTAGAGTTTCACTTTGAACCCAATGAATATTTCACAAATGAAGTGTTGACAAAGACATACAGGATGAGGTCAGAACCAGATGATGCTGATCCCTTTTCTTTTGATGGACCAGAAATTATGGGTTGTACAGG GTGCCAGATAgattggaaaaaaggaaagaatgtcaCTTTGAAAACCATTAAGAAGAAGCAAAAACACAAGGGACGTGGGACAGTTCGTACTGTGACTAAAACAGTTTCCAATGAttctttcttcaatttttttgccCCTCCTGAAG TTCCTGAGAGTGGAGATCTG gatGATGATGCTGAAGCTATCCTTGCTGCAGACTTTGAAATTGGTCACTTTTTACGTGAGCGTATAATTCCAAGATCAGTGTTATACTTCACTGGGGAAGCTATTGAAGACGACGATGATGAT taTGATGAAGAAGGTGAAGAAGCAGATGAG GGTTATCAGCTCTTTGAAGAAGTCAAAAGCTGCAGTAAACTTTTTCAACGTTGGCTGCAGTAA
- the NAP1L1 gene encoding nucleosome assembly protein 1-like 1 isoform X6: MADIDNLPRVVKRRVNALKNLQVKCAHIEAKFYEEVHDLERKYAVLYQPLFDKRFEIINAIYEPTEEESEWKPDEEDEISEELKEKAKIEDEKKDEEKEDPKGIPEFWLTVFKNVDLLSDMVQEHDEPILKHLKDIKVKFSDAGQPMSFVLEFHFEPNEYFTNEVLTKTYRMRSEPDDADPFSFDGPEIMGCTGCQIDWKKGKNVTLKTIKKKQKHKGRGTVRTVTKTVSNDSFFNFFAPPEVPESGDLDDDAEAILAADFEIGHFLRERIIPRSVLYFTGEAIEDDDDDYDEEGEEADEEGEEEGDEENDPDYDPKKDHNPAECKQQ; encoded by the exons ATGGCAGACATTGACAA CTTGCCTAGGGTAGTTAAAAGACGAGTGAATGCTCTCAAAAACCTTCAAGTTAAATGTGCACATATAGAAGCCAAATTCTATGAGGAAGTCCATGATCTTGAAAGGAAGTATGCTGTTCTTTACCAGCCTCTATTTGACAAG CGATTTGAAATCATTAATGCAATTTATGAACCTACAGAAGAAGAATCTGAGTGGAAACCAGATGAGGAGGATGAAATTTCG GAGGAGCTGAAAGAAAAGGCCAAGATTGAAGATGAGAAAAAGGATGAAGAGAAAGAAGACCCCAAGGGAATTCCTGAATTTTGGTTGACTGTTTTTAAGAATGTTGACCTGCTCAGTGATATGGTTCAG gaaCATGACGAACCCATACTGAAGCACTTGAAAGATATTAAAGTGAAGTTCTCAGATGCTGGTCAGCCTATG agttttgtCTTAGAGTTTCACTTTGAACCCAATGAATATTTCACAAATGAAGTGTTGACAAAGACATACAGGATGAGGTCAGAACCAGATGATGCTGATCCCTTTTCTTTTGATGGACCAGAAATTATGGGTTGTACAGG GTGCCAGATAgattggaaaaaaggaaagaatgtcaCTTTGAAAACCATTAAGAAGAAGCAAAAACACAAGGGACGTGGGACAGTTCGTACTGTGACTAAAACAGTTTCCAATGAttctttcttcaatttttttgccCCTCCTGAAG TTCCTGAGAGTGGAGATCTG gatGATGATGCTGAAGCTATCCTTGCTGCAGACTTTGAAATTGGTCACTTTTTACGTGAGCGTATAATTCCAAGATCAGTGTTATACTTCACTGGGGAAGCTATTGAAGACGACGATGATGAT taTGATGAAGAAGGTGAAGAAGCAGATGAG GAAGGGGAAGAAGAAGGAGATGAGGAAAATGATCCAGACTATGACCCAAAG AAGGATCACAACCCCGCAGAGTGCAAGCAGCAGTGA
- the NAP1L1 gene encoding nucleosome assembly protein 1-like 1 isoform X2, with protein MADIDNKEQSELDQDLDDVEEVEEEETGEETKIKARQLTVQMMQNPQILAALQERLDGLVETPTGYIESLPRVVKRRVNALKNLQVKCAHIEAKFYEEVHDLERKYAVLYQPLFDKRFEIINAIYEPTEEESEWKPDEEDEISELKEKAKIEDEKKDEEKEDPKGIPEFWLTVFKNVDLLSDMVQEHDEPILKHLKDIKVKFSDAGQPMSFVLEFHFEPNEYFTNEVLTKTYRMRSEPDDADPFSFDGPEIMGCTGCQIDWKKGKNVTLKTIKKKQKHKGRGTVRTVTKTVSNDSFFNFFAPPEVPESGDLDDDAEAILAADFEIGHFLRERIIPRSVLYFTGEAIEDDDDDYDEEGEEADEEGEEEGDEENDPDYDPKKDHNPAECKQQ; from the exons ATGGCAGACATTGACAA CAAAGAACAGTCTGAACTTGACCAAGATTTGGATGATGTTGAAgaagtagaagaagaagaaactggtgaagaaacaaaaatcaaag CGCGTCAGCTGACTGTTCAGATGATGCAAAATCCTCAGATTCTTGCAGCCCTTCAAGAAAGACTTGATGGTCTGGTAGAAACACCAACAGGATACATTGAAAG CTTGCCTAGGGTAGTTAAAAGACGAGTGAATGCTCTCAAAAACCTTCAAGTTAAATGTGCACATATAGAAGCCAAATTCTATGAGGAAGTCCATGATCTTGAAAGGAAGTATGCTGTTCTTTACCAGCCTCTATTTGACAAG CGATTTGAAATCATTAATGCAATTTATGAACCTACAGAAGAAGAATCTGAGTGGAAACCAGATGAGGAGGATGAAATTTCG GAGCTGAAAGAAAAGGCCAAGATTGAAGATGAGAAAAAGGATGAAGAGAAAGAAGACCCCAAGGGAATTCCTGAATTTTGGTTGACTGTTTTTAAGAATGTTGACCTGCTCAGTGATATGGTTCAG gaaCATGACGAACCCATACTGAAGCACTTGAAAGATATTAAAGTGAAGTTCTCAGATGCTGGTCAGCCTATG agttttgtCTTAGAGTTTCACTTTGAACCCAATGAATATTTCACAAATGAAGTGTTGACAAAGACATACAGGATGAGGTCAGAACCAGATGATGCTGATCCCTTTTCTTTTGATGGACCAGAAATTATGGGTTGTACAGG GTGCCAGATAgattggaaaaaaggaaagaatgtcaCTTTGAAAACCATTAAGAAGAAGCAAAAACACAAGGGACGTGGGACAGTTCGTACTGTGACTAAAACAGTTTCCAATGAttctttcttcaatttttttgccCCTCCTGAAG TTCCTGAGAGTGGAGATCTG gatGATGATGCTGAAGCTATCCTTGCTGCAGACTTTGAAATTGGTCACTTTTTACGTGAGCGTATAATTCCAAGATCAGTGTTATACTTCACTGGGGAAGCTATTGAAGACGACGATGATGAT taTGATGAAGAAGGTGAAGAAGCAGATGAG GAAGGGGAAGAAGAAGGAGATGAGGAAAATGATCCAGACTATGACCCAAAG AAGGATCACAACCCCGCAGAGTGCAAGCAGCAGTGA
- the NAP1L1 gene encoding nucleosome assembly protein 1-like 1 isoform X5, translating into MMQNPQILAALQERLDGLVETPTGYIESLPRVVKRRVNALKNLQVKCAHIEAKFYEEVHDLERKYAVLYQPLFDKRFEIINAIYEPTEEESEWKPDEEDEISEELKEKAKIEDEKKDEEKEDPKGIPEFWLTVFKNVDLLSDMVQEHDEPILKHLKDIKVKFSDAGQPMSFVLEFHFEPNEYFTNEVLTKTYRMRSEPDDADPFSFDGPEIMGCTGCQIDWKKGKNVTLKTIKKKQKHKGRGTVRTVTKTVSNDSFFNFFAPPEVPESGDLDDDAEAILAADFEIGHFLRERIIPRSVLYFTGEAIEDDDDDYDEEGEEADEEGEEEGDEENDPDYDPKKDHNPAECKQQ; encoded by the exons ATGATGCAAAATCCTCAGATTCTTGCAGCCCTTCAAGAAAGACTTGATGGTCTGGTAGAAACACCAACAGGATACATTGAAAG CTTGCCTAGGGTAGTTAAAAGACGAGTGAATGCTCTCAAAAACCTTCAAGTTAAATGTGCACATATAGAAGCCAAATTCTATGAGGAAGTCCATGATCTTGAAAGGAAGTATGCTGTTCTTTACCAGCCTCTATTTGACAAG CGATTTGAAATCATTAATGCAATTTATGAACCTACAGAAGAAGAATCTGAGTGGAAACCAGATGAGGAGGATGAAATTTCG GAGGAGCTGAAAGAAAAGGCCAAGATTGAAGATGAGAAAAAGGATGAAGAGAAAGAAGACCCCAAGGGAATTCCTGAATTTTGGTTGACTGTTTTTAAGAATGTTGACCTGCTCAGTGATATGGTTCAG gaaCATGACGAACCCATACTGAAGCACTTGAAAGATATTAAAGTGAAGTTCTCAGATGCTGGTCAGCCTATG agttttgtCTTAGAGTTTCACTTTGAACCCAATGAATATTTCACAAATGAAGTGTTGACAAAGACATACAGGATGAGGTCAGAACCAGATGATGCTGATCCCTTTTCTTTTGATGGACCAGAAATTATGGGTTGTACAGG GTGCCAGATAgattggaaaaaaggaaagaatgtcaCTTTGAAAACCATTAAGAAGAAGCAAAAACACAAGGGACGTGGGACAGTTCGTACTGTGACTAAAACAGTTTCCAATGAttctttcttcaatttttttgccCCTCCTGAAG TTCCTGAGAGTGGAGATCTG gatGATGATGCTGAAGCTATCCTTGCTGCAGACTTTGAAATTGGTCACTTTTTACGTGAGCGTATAATTCCAAGATCAGTGTTATACTTCACTGGGGAAGCTATTGAAGACGACGATGATGAT taTGATGAAGAAGGTGAAGAAGCAGATGAG GAAGGGGAAGAAGAAGGAGATGAGGAAAATGATCCAGACTATGACCCAAAG AAGGATCACAACCCCGCAGAGTGCAAGCAGCAGTGA
- the NAP1L1 gene encoding nucleosome assembly protein 1-like 1 isoform X4, with product MSIRTRQLTVQMMQNPQILAALQERLDGLVETPTGYIESLPRVVKRRVNALKNLQVKCAHIEAKFYEEVHDLERKYAVLYQPLFDKRFEIINAIYEPTEEESEWKPDEEDEISEELKEKAKIEDEKKDEEKEDPKGIPEFWLTVFKNVDLLSDMVQEHDEPILKHLKDIKVKFSDAGQPMSFVLEFHFEPNEYFTNEVLTKTYRMRSEPDDADPFSFDGPEIMGCTGCQIDWKKGKNVTLKTIKKKQKHKGRGTVRTVTKTVSNDSFFNFFAPPEVPESGDLDDDAEAILAADFEIGHFLRERIIPRSVLYFTGEAIEDDDDDYDEEGEEADEEGEEEGDEENDPDYDPKKDHNPAECKQQ from the exons ATGAGTATCAGAA CGCGTCAGCTGACTGTTCAGATGATGCAAAATCCTCAGATTCTTGCAGCCCTTCAAGAAAGACTTGATGGTCTGGTAGAAACACCAACAGGATACATTGAAAG CTTGCCTAGGGTAGTTAAAAGACGAGTGAATGCTCTCAAAAACCTTCAAGTTAAATGTGCACATATAGAAGCCAAATTCTATGAGGAAGTCCATGATCTTGAAAGGAAGTATGCTGTTCTTTACCAGCCTCTATTTGACAAG CGATTTGAAATCATTAATGCAATTTATGAACCTACAGAAGAAGAATCTGAGTGGAAACCAGATGAGGAGGATGAAATTTCG GAGGAGCTGAAAGAAAAGGCCAAGATTGAAGATGAGAAAAAGGATGAAGAGAAAGAAGACCCCAAGGGAATTCCTGAATTTTGGTTGACTGTTTTTAAGAATGTTGACCTGCTCAGTGATATGGTTCAG gaaCATGACGAACCCATACTGAAGCACTTGAAAGATATTAAAGTGAAGTTCTCAGATGCTGGTCAGCCTATG agttttgtCTTAGAGTTTCACTTTGAACCCAATGAATATTTCACAAATGAAGTGTTGACAAAGACATACAGGATGAGGTCAGAACCAGATGATGCTGATCCCTTTTCTTTTGATGGACCAGAAATTATGGGTTGTACAGG GTGCCAGATAgattggaaaaaaggaaagaatgtcaCTTTGAAAACCATTAAGAAGAAGCAAAAACACAAGGGACGTGGGACAGTTCGTACTGTGACTAAAACAGTTTCCAATGAttctttcttcaatttttttgccCCTCCTGAAG TTCCTGAGAGTGGAGATCTG gatGATGATGCTGAAGCTATCCTTGCTGCAGACTTTGAAATTGGTCACTTTTTACGTGAGCGTATAATTCCAAGATCAGTGTTATACTTCACTGGGGAAGCTATTGAAGACGACGATGATGAT taTGATGAAGAAGGTGAAGAAGCAGATGAG GAAGGGGAAGAAGAAGGAGATGAGGAAAATGATCCAGACTATGACCCAAAG AAGGATCACAACCCCGCAGAGTGCAAGCAGCAGTGA
- the NAP1L1 gene encoding nucleosome assembly protein 1-like 1 isoform X1, translated as MADIDNKEQSELDQDLDDVEEVEEEETGEETKIKARQLTVQMMQNPQILAALQERLDGLVETPTGYIESLPRVVKRRVNALKNLQVKCAHIEAKFYEEVHDLERKYAVLYQPLFDKRFEIINAIYEPTEEESEWKPDEEDEISEELKEKAKIEDEKKDEEKEDPKGIPEFWLTVFKNVDLLSDMVQEHDEPILKHLKDIKVKFSDAGQPMSFVLEFHFEPNEYFTNEVLTKTYRMRSEPDDADPFSFDGPEIMGCTGCQIDWKKGKNVTLKTIKKKQKHKGRGTVRTVTKTVSNDSFFNFFAPPEVPESGDLDDDAEAILAADFEIGHFLRERIIPRSVLYFTGEAIEDDDDDYDEEGEEADEEGEEEGDEENDPDYDPKKDHNPAECKQQ; from the exons ATGGCAGACATTGACAA CAAAGAACAGTCTGAACTTGACCAAGATTTGGATGATGTTGAAgaagtagaagaagaagaaactggtgaagaaacaaaaatcaaag CGCGTCAGCTGACTGTTCAGATGATGCAAAATCCTCAGATTCTTGCAGCCCTTCAAGAAAGACTTGATGGTCTGGTAGAAACACCAACAGGATACATTGAAAG CTTGCCTAGGGTAGTTAAAAGACGAGTGAATGCTCTCAAAAACCTTCAAGTTAAATGTGCACATATAGAAGCCAAATTCTATGAGGAAGTCCATGATCTTGAAAGGAAGTATGCTGTTCTTTACCAGCCTCTATTTGACAAG CGATTTGAAATCATTAATGCAATTTATGAACCTACAGAAGAAGAATCTGAGTGGAAACCAGATGAGGAGGATGAAATTTCG GAGGAGCTGAAAGAAAAGGCCAAGATTGAAGATGAGAAAAAGGATGAAGAGAAAGAAGACCCCAAGGGAATTCCTGAATTTTGGTTGACTGTTTTTAAGAATGTTGACCTGCTCAGTGATATGGTTCAG gaaCATGACGAACCCATACTGAAGCACTTGAAAGATATTAAAGTGAAGTTCTCAGATGCTGGTCAGCCTATG agttttgtCTTAGAGTTTCACTTTGAACCCAATGAATATTTCACAAATGAAGTGTTGACAAAGACATACAGGATGAGGTCAGAACCAGATGATGCTGATCCCTTTTCTTTTGATGGACCAGAAATTATGGGTTGTACAGG GTGCCAGATAgattggaaaaaaggaaagaatgtcaCTTTGAAAACCATTAAGAAGAAGCAAAAACACAAGGGACGTGGGACAGTTCGTACTGTGACTAAAACAGTTTCCAATGAttctttcttcaatttttttgccCCTCCTGAAG TTCCTGAGAGTGGAGATCTG gatGATGATGCTGAAGCTATCCTTGCTGCAGACTTTGAAATTGGTCACTTTTTACGTGAGCGTATAATTCCAAGATCAGTGTTATACTTCACTGGGGAAGCTATTGAAGACGACGATGATGAT taTGATGAAGAAGGTGAAGAAGCAGATGAG GAAGGGGAAGAAGAAGGAGATGAGGAAAATGATCCAGACTATGACCCAAAG AAGGATCACAACCCCGCAGAGTGCAAGCAGCAGTGA